Proteins from a genomic interval of Quercus lobata isolate SW786 chromosome 11, ValleyOak3.0 Primary Assembly, whole genome shotgun sequence:
- the LOC115966658 gene encoding uncharacterized protein LOC115966658, with protein MFYKVFKERFFPTCSVLESGVKSNGSYTWQSILKAREVVKQRAYWRIGDGASVQIRGDKWLPDMSTKHVISPQKNRPMNAKILGIPLSSNQVPDLLIWAGTKSGKYTTKSAYKMLMSKPDLSTPSPSDTSAQTSCWRRIWSLSVPNKIKHFLWRACRDSLPTKKNLLARNVTRNALYEWCNKEVEDFVHALWGYQVLKEVWWEEEILRNHLSMRFVDFRDLWIGITNLEEPNLAERFAFVAWSIWNKRNASRMHASSLPFHLLYQDMRERLLEYRLAQQPPIPEFRPARVGVIVKDVDGRVCGALSDKTVLPGTVEEVEAIACREAVRFALQLGLADVVFERDFESITNAINSGTPYYSSFGHILDDVKALALNFVSATFIHVKRQRNAVAVKLAKAAKNIPCPYVWSNDIPSDVQQLVIHDSIH; from the exons ATGTTCTACAAAGTCTTCAAAGAAAGGTTTTTCCCTACATGCTCGGTTCTTGAAAGTGGGGTAAAATCCAATGGGTCATACACTTGGCAAAGCATTCTCAAGGCAAGGGAGGTGGTCAAGCAAAGAGCATATTGGCGGATTGGGGATGGTGCTTCAGTGCAGATTAGGGGCGATAAGTGGCTGCCTGATATGTCAACAAAACATGTCATCTCTCCCCAAAAAAACCGCCCTATGAATGCAAAG ATTCTGGGCATCCCACTAAGCTCAAATCAGGTCCCTGACCTTCTCATTTGGGCTGGCACCAAATCAGGGAAATACACGACCAAGAGTGCGTACAAAATGCTGATGTCTAAGCCGGATTTGTCCACTCCTAGCCCATCTGATACTTCGGCCCAAACAAGTTGTTGGAGAAGAATTTGGTCCCTGAGTGTTCCAAATAAAATCAAGCACTTCCTATGGAGAGCTTGTCGTGATTCACTCCCCACCAAAAAGAATTTGCTAGCCAGGAATGTCACAAGGAATGCATTATACGAATGGTGCAATAAGGAAGTTGAGGACTTTGTTCATGCCTTGTGGGGCTACCAAGTACTCAAGGAGGTCTGGTGGGAAGAAGAAATCCTCAGAAATCACCTCTCCATGCGCTTCGTGGACTTCAGAGATCTGTGGATTGGTATCACAAATTTAGAGGAACCAAACCTGGCTGAACGGTTTGCCTTTGTCGCCTGGAGTATATGGAACAAAAGAAATGCCTCAAGAATGCATGCATCTTCCCTTCCGTTTCATCTGTTGTACCAGGACATGCGAGAGAGATTACTCGAATATCGATTAGCTCAACAGCCTCCCATACCTGAGTTTAGGCCC GCGAGAGTTGGAGTAATAGTTAAAGACGTAGATGGAAGGGTGTGTGGTGCTCTCTCAGACAAAACGGTACTACCCGGAACAGTGGAGGAGGTTGAGGCCATCGCATGTAGAGAAGCCGTAAGGTTCGCTCTTCAGCTTGGTCTTGCAGATGTGGTTTTTGAAAGGGACTTTGAATCTATCACAAATGCTATCAACTCGGGCACTCCTTACTACAGCTCTTTTGGTCATATTCTAGATGATGTTAAAGCTTTGGCTTTGAACTTTGTATCAGCTACCTTTATTCATGTAAAGAGACAAAGGAATGCCGTAGCAGTTAAACTGGCTAAGGCTGCTAAAAATATACCTTGTCCCTATGTTTGGTCAAATGACATCCCAAGTGATGTGCAACAGCTTGTTATTCATGACAGTATTCattga